GGAGTAGCGATAGCAACCGCATTGGTCAGCGCCTTCACCAAAAAGCCGGTGCGTCGCGATGTGGCGATGACCGGCGAGATCACCCTTACGGGAAATGTCCTTCCCATTGGTGGGGTGAAGGAAAAGGTCTTGGCAGCGGCAAGAGCGGGGATAAGGAATGTAATTCTACCAAAGCCAAACGAAAAAGATCTTGTCGAGATCCCGGCTAAATTAAAAAGAAGGCTCAATTTCATCTTCGTCACCGAGGTGGGAAAGGTGTTTACCGAAGCCCTCGCTCGGGAACCGGTAGCGGTCAAAGAGGAATAGAAGCTCTACTTATGGAAGAAAAAGAACTCAGCGATATCGGAGAATGGGGTATAATCGAGAGGATAAAGGGGGATTTTCCCCATCATCCATCAGAGGTGCTCCTTGGTATCGGCGATGATGCGGCAGCGGTCAGAGTAGAGGGAAAGGTCCTTCTTTTCTCAAGCGATCTCCTGATAGAAGACATCCACTTTAAGACGGAGTATACCCCTCCTTTCCTTCTCGGGAGGAAAGCGGTAGCGGTAAATGTGAGCGACATCGCAGCGATGGGCGGTGTCCCCCGCTATCTTCTTCTAAGCCTCGCCGCTCCGCAGGACCTCCCCTTTTCCTTCCTCACCGAGTTCTCCGCCGGTCTCTCCGCTGAAGCTAAGGAACATAACATCTCGCTTTTAGGCGGCGACACCTCAGCAGGGGAAAAAATAACGATAGATATCCTCATAATCGGAGAAACGGAGGAGGAAAGGATCGTAAAAAGAGCTGGGGCAGAGCCTGGAGACCTAATCTTCGTAACCGGAAGCTTAGGCGATTCCGGAATGGGTTTTACCCTCCTCAAAGCTGGCTTCCGGATGGATAAAGAGAGGAGAGTCTCCTCCTTAGGTGATCTAAGCGACGAAGATAAACGAGCCGCCTCTACCCTCCTATCAGCCCATCTTGCTCCGAAGCCGGAATTCCCCTTGGGGCGAATACTCGCCGAGCAAGGGATCCCAAAGGCGATGCTCGATATCTCCGATGGACTGGCAAAGGACCTAAGGAACCTTGTAAGAGCAAGTAAAATAGGTGCCAGGATATATGAGGATAAAATACCCCTTTCTTCCCCTCTCATCCACTTCGCAAAAAAATTCTACCAAAAACCTTTGGATTACGCCCTCAATGGAGGAGAAGATTATCGCCTCCTCTTCACCGCCCATCCTTCCAAGCGGAAGGAGATAGACGAGCTCTCCGCTCATTTGGGGGTGAGGATCACCGAAATAGGGGAGATAATGGAGGGAACTGCGGGTATAATCTTGATGGGAAAAGATGGTAAAGAAAGAGACATCCGCGGTGGATACGACCATTTCGAAAAGCGTTGAAAGGGCATCCTGGAGGAGGTGGCTCGATTATTGGCGTGCCCTTATGACCCTTGACGATACACCAGAGCACATCTCCTTATCCTTCGCCATCGGCGTCTTTATCGCCTTTTCGCCTTTCCTCGGGTTACATACGCTCCTCTGCATTGCCCTCAGTTTCCTCTTTCGAGGAAACCTAACCGCGATGCTCGCGGGGAGCTTTATCAATAACCCCTTTACAATGTTTCTAATCTATGGGGGTGAGCTATGGGTGGGGAGCAGGATACATCCCCTAACCGAAGCCTCCTTCTCCCTGCCCAAATCCATAAACCTTCTCTCCTTGGCGGAGTTCTACCATCATATCACCCCTTACCTTACCGCTCTTCTTACAGGATATTTCCTTTTGGGAGGTATCGCCTTCGGATGTTCCTTTCTCGCCCTGAGAGCTATCTTAGCTCGGCGGAGAAGAAAGGAGGAAACCCCTGATGAAGGATAAACCGAAACTTCTTCTTCATATCTGCTGTGCTCCCTGCGCCACCTATGTGGTTGAAGTGTTAAGGGAAGAATATCAAGTCATCGGATTCTTCTACAATCCAAATATCCACCCCGCGGGGGAATATTATCGTCGAGCATCCGAGGTAAGGCGTTTTTCTCAGTTGGCGGAGCTCACCTTAATCGAAGGGGAATATGAGGAGGGTAGATGGTGGAAGGAGATCTCCGGCTTGGAGAAAGAGCCAGAAGGAGGGAAGAGATGTCCCCTCTGTTACCGGCTGAGGCTTGAGGAGACCGCTCGACGAGCAACAAGAGAGGGAATACCCTTCTTCGCTACCACTCTCACCATCAGTCCCCATAAGAAGGCAGAGATCATAAATCCTATAGGTGAAGAGATAGGAGGAAGATATGACATTTCATTTTTTGCCGCCGACTTCAAGAAAAAAGATGGATTTAAGAGGAGTATAGAACTGTCAAAGAGGTATAATCTCTATCGGCAGGATTATTGTGGTTGTCTGCCAAGCCTATTTGAGAGGGAAAAAAGGAGAAAGGAGAAGAAAAAAAGATGAGATATTACTATTACGAGCAACGGATTGGTCTTGGGGGGAGGATGACCCCTATGGTCCGCTCCCTGATAATCGCCAATTCTGTTTCCTTCCTCTTCCAGCTCATCTGCCGTATGGATATCTATCATATATTCGGGTTGGTGCCCGCTCTGGTGTGGAGCAAACTTGCCCTCTGGCAGCTCGGCACCTACCTCTTCCTCCACGGAGGCCTTTTCCACCTCTTCTTTAATATGTTCGCCCTCTGGATGTTCGGAAGTGAGATAGAACGCTATTTTGGCTCCAACCGCTTCCTCCGCTACTACCTCATCACCGGCGTTGGGGCAGGACTAACCGTTGCCATAGCCACCCCTCATTCAGTTATTCCTACTATTGGAGCTTCAGGGGCGATATACGGTATCCTCCTCGCCTATGGTCTCCTTTTTCCCAACCGGTATATCTACCTCTATTTCATCTTTCCCATCAAAGCAAAACACTTCGTCCTTCTCTTCGCTGGTCTTGAACTTCTCGCTACCTGGGGCTATGCTGCTGATGGAATCGCCCATTTCGCCCACTTAGGAGGGATGTTATTTGGTTATCTCTATCTAAACCGCTTCTTTATCAGTGGTATATCCCGAAGGATAAGAAATTACTTTTACTTCCGAAGGCTGAGGCGGGAGTTCGATCTGACCGACCGCCCCCCCTTCCACTGATATCAAAGGACCTGGGGCTCCTCGATTCCCTTCCCGCCTCCCTCGAACCTTTTTATGCTCAAAGGAGATATATCGATCTCACTCTCCTTACCCATAATCTTCTCCGCCAATAACTTGCCCGAAGCCATCGAGTGCATCACCCCATGTCCTGAGAAACCTCCGATCATATAGAAACCAGAGATAGGAGGTATCTCTCCTATTATTGCGTGATGATCCGGGGTAACGGAGTAAAGACCAGCCCAGGATTTGAGAATAGAAGCCTTTTCAAAGGAGGGAACCCGTTCCATCATCCTCTCCGCCACATACTCGAACCACTCTTGATCCACAGTGAGATTAAATCCCGGCGGTTCATCCTTCTTCGCCAAACCGAATAAAACGCCCTTCCCCTCTTTCCGGAAGTATAAGCCACATCCGGAATCGATGATCATCGGTATCCCCTCAGGGATCTCCTCAAAATCGTTGCTCACATAGATCTGCCTCCTAATGGGAAGAGCGGGGATCTCCACCCCTACCATCCTCCCTACCTCTTGGGCATAAGGACCAGCAGCGTTTACCACCATCTCGGTCTTTATCTCCCCCTTGTCGGTAACCACCCCTTCTATCTTATTATCCTTGGTCAGTATTTTCGTTACCTCAGTCTCAAATAGAAACTTCACCCCAAGCTCCTTCGCCTTCTTGTAGTACCCCTGGGTGATAGAGTGGGGATCAGCATATCCATCCGTGGGGCAGAAGGTACCACAGAGGACATCGTCCATCTTCAAGAAAGGATACTTCCTCGCTATTTCCTCCTTGGTTATGAAATCGACATCGACGCCGAGGCTCTTCTGAAGGGCAACCGTTTGATCGAAAACCTTCTTCTGCTCCGGAGAGGTTATGAGGAAGAGGTAGCCAGCCTGGATGAAACCCGAAGGGTGTCCCATCTCCTCTTCAAAACGCTCGAGGATGCGAACCGATTCCATCGATATCTTGATATTTATCTCCGTTCCAAACTGCTGTCTGATACCGCTGGCACTAAGGCCGGTAGAACCAGCGGCGATGAACTTTTCCTTCTCCACCACCACCACATCATTAGCTCCAAGCTTTGCCAGATTGTAAGCGGTACAGCATCCGTTTATCCCAGCACCGACAATTACAATGTTAGCCCTTTCTACCATACCTTATCCTCCCTCCTAACTATTAAAATTACCCCCGCCATACATCCAACACCAATTGACATAGGGCGAGGATCAGGTTTATCATAACAAAAAGAGGAGCTTGTTATAACTGAAAAAATGATAGAAGTCAAATTAATTTCCATAACTGAAAACGCAGAGGAGGTGATCGAGCTCGCTGCTCGTACCTGCTACAGCTCTCGGGATAGGATCTACTCCTCCAATCGCGCCATCTTTCTTAAACGACTAAAAGAAATGGGACATCTCTCGGTCTTCGAACATGCCTCCGCCACCTTCGACATATCGGGGATCTCCCGTGCTTGCTCCCATCAACTGGTGCGCCATCGACTCGCCTCCTACTCCCAGCGCTCCCAGCGGTATGTCAGCGAGGAGGGTTTTGATTATGTGATCCCCCCTTCAATCGAGGGGAGACCGGAAGCAAAAAAGCTGTTCACTCAGGAGATGGAACGATTGCGCGAGGGATACAACCGATTGGTCTCGCTCGGTATCCCCAAGGAGGATGCTCGGTTCATCCTGCCGAACGCCTGCACCACCCATCTCGTTATGACCGCCAATTTCCGGGAATGGCTTCATATCCTTTCCCTAAGGCTCGAGAAGCGCGCCCAATGGGAGATACGAACATTAATGGAGAAGATATTGGAAATCCTTAAAGAAAAAGCCCCGGCTGTCTTTGGGGACATAAACCCACAATCGACAAAAAATGAAAAATCCCTACCTTAAATTCCTGTTTGGGAAGAGAGGACCTCTTCAGCCTCCTCCATTCTCTCAGCCCGACCACTACGGAGAAGACGAGGATGAACCTCGGTACAAAAACGAAGATTATCAAAAAAAGGAGATGAGGGGTGGATGTTTGATAGTGCTTGCCGTATTCGGTCTCCTCATTCTCCTCTGTCTTATTCTTCGCCTGATAAATAAGGGTGGATAAATGGAACATAACGATGAAAGGGAACTCCTATTCGTATACGGCACCTTGATGCAAGAGGCGGGCTCAGGCTGGCTCGCCGAGCTGGGGGGAAAGCCCAAGGGAAAAGCAGAGACATCACCCCACTGGAAGCTCATCATCATTGGAGCGGTACCGGCAATCATCCCCGGCAACAAAAGGATACCAGGTGAACTCTGGGAGATACCGAAGAAGGCTTTCATCCTTCTCGATCAGTATGAGGGGTTCTATTATCAAAGGAGAAAAATCTCTATCATTCACAAGGGGAAAGAGGAGAACGCCTGGGCTTGGATATGGAATGGACCTTTGACCGGTGATGAACAGGAGATACCCTCCTTCACCCAGTTTATGAAGAAAGGATGTTAACTCACCATCCGAGGGGAGACCCAAAGTGCCCGCGATGGAGATAACAATAAGGGATTTCGAGGAAAAGGATCTCCTTCACCTCTACTTCATAGATCAGATATGTTATCCGCCGGGTATCTCCTATGATATGGAAGCGATGTTCTCTTTCCTTTTCGATCCGGCAAACTTCGGAATGGTAGCCGAAGAGGAGGGTAAAATTGCTGGCTTTGTACTCGCCGGTTTAAAGCCAAGGGGATGTGGTCATATAATAACTTTGGATATCCATCCTAACTTCCGCCGTCGGGGGATAGGAAAGACACTTTTAACCAAGGCGGAGGAACGATTAAATTCCCTGGGAGCTAAGAAGGTAGTACTTGAGGTAGATGTAAGGAATATGCCGGCGATAAGCCTTTACAGAAAGGCGGGATACAAGGTGGTCAAGCGGTTAAATAGATATTATCTAAGCCGCTATGACGCTTATCTTATGGAGAAGTCCTTAAAAAAATAAGAGGGGGTAGGAACTCCCCCTCAATTGGAGGTGTGAGCGGGTTTGGGTGAGGAGGGATATATAATTCACACTCTCCATAAGTTAAACGCTTTAAAGTAGGAAAAAGTTCAGAAATTTTTACCTTTTTAGGAGGGAAAATTTGAAAGAAGCTCTTTTCTATGAAAAGCTTAAAGGAAAAAAGGTTCGCTGCTTTCTCTGTCGTCATAACTGCCTCATCGAAGAGGGGAAAAGGGGTGTCTGCGGGGTGCGAGAAAACAAGGGCGGCGTTCTCTACTCCCTTGTTTATGGAAAGATCCTCTCGGCGAATCCGGATCCCATAGAAAAGAAACCGCTCTTCCATCTTCTTCCCGGAAGTTTCTCCTTTTCCATCGCCACTGCCGGCTGTAACTTCCGCTGTCTTCACTGTCAGAACTACACCATCTCCCAACTCCCCCGTGAGACCGGCGAGGTGGGAACAGAAAGGGAGGTCCCTCCAGAAAAGGTGGTCTCGATGGCAATGGAGTACAACTGCGCCACTATAGCCCATACCTATACCGAACCGACTATCTTCTTCGAATACGCTTACGATGTGGCAAAATTGGGGAAGGAAAAAGGGATAAGGAGTATCTTCGTCACCAATGGCTACATCGGGGAAGAAGCGCTCCGCTATATCGCTCCCTATCTTGCCGGAGCAAATGTCGATCTTAAGGGGTTTCGAGAGGAAACCTATAAGAAAATCTATGGAGGAAGATTGAGCCCTGTCCTTGACAACATCAAGCTTATGAAGGAACTTGGCATCTGGGTTGAGGTGACTACCTTAGTGATACCAACGATTAACGACAGCGATGGGGAACTAAGGGATATCGCAAACTTCATCGCTGAAGTGGGAACCGGTATCCCCTGGCACATAAGCCGATTCCACCCCGATTATAAACTGACCAATCTTCCGCCTACCCCCCGGGCAACCATAGATCGAGCGAGGGAAATCGGGAAAGAAGCAGGACTTCGCTATGTCTATTCGGGAAACATACCGGGCGATAAGGGGGAGAACACCTATTGCTATCAATGTGGTGCCGTCCTCATCAGGCGTTTTGGCTTTCAAATCATCGAGAATAGACTAAAAGAGGGGAGATGCCCTGAGTGTGGCGCTGAGATCGACGGGGTCTGGCACTAAAATCCCCTTGAAAATGTGGGGAATGTCTGTTATTAATTAGAATCGAGTGGGCGGTTAGCTCAGGAGGGAGAGCGCTGCTTTCGCACGGCAGAGGTCACCGGTTCGAATCCGGTACCGTCCACCATTTTTATTTTTACCCTCTTAAAGTAGAAAACTGAAGAGGTCCTTACGCATCATCTAAACAGCCAGATTCCTCTCCCAAAAGAAGACAAAAAATAATGGTGGGCGATGCTGGACTCGAACCAGCGACCTCTTCCGTGTGAAAGAAGCGCTCTACCACTGAGCTAATCGCCCACCTTACATTTTATTCTTTACCCCGTTAAACTCGGTTTGTCAACCCAAATCTATCAGAAGTCTATCCCCCGGATGGCGGGGATTCCTTTACTATAAGGGTGTTTCACCTCCTTCATCTCGGTGATGAGATCGGCATATTCAGCCAACTCCTCAGGAAACCCTCTTCCGGTCAGGATGAGATGGACATCCTCTGGTTTCTCCTTAATTAACCCCAACACATCGTCCGCAGACAACAACCCCAGGCTCAGCGCCAGGTTTATCTCATCGAGAATAACGAGTTGATACCTCTGGGAGAGCATCTTCTCCCTCGCTATCCTGAGCCCTTTCTCCGCCGCCTCCTTATGCTCCGAAGGAGGGAGGGTATCTCCACGGATCTGATAATATCCCCTCCCTGTCCTTATCAACTCGAAATCTGGAGAGAGCCGGGTTATCGAATTCGCCTCTCCGTAGGGAAACTCACCCTTTATGAACTGGATCATAACCACCTTCATCCCTTGGCCTACTGCACGGAGTCCCACCCCCAGGGCAGCGCTTGTCTTTCCCTTTCCTTCACCGGTAAAGGCGATAACTAAACCCTTTGCTTTCATATCTTCTCGATTCTAAATAAAAAAATAAAAATAGAAAAGAATAAACTTGAAAGGAGAGCTATTCTATTCTTATAATTTTCTAAACTGAAGATGTGTTTATTCATTAACTCAGGAGTATGACCATGAGAAAAGTGATATTAATCCTCGCTTCGTTCTTAGCGATCGGCTTGCTTCTCAATCTCGCCATAGGTGAAGAAGGAATAATCGAGAAAACCAATCTCAGCGGTAAAATCACCTTACCCCCAAAACCGCTTCCCAAGCTTACCAGTGCCATTTCCCATCTCTATCGTACCTATCGAGAAAGAGGGCTTCTACCTGCCCTTCGCACTGCAGAGGCTGAAGGGATAAAAACGAGCTATAATACGGTTCAGGTTGTCGTTGAAGGGGAGAGTAAAAGAAACATCTCCTCCATCTCGTCAAAGATAGAGGAGCTCGGAGGAAGAATAGAAACCACCTATAAAAACCTCATTCAGGCTCGTATTCCTATTTCGGAACTCTCTCGTCTCGCAGATTCTGCCGAAGTGAAACTTATCAGAAAACCCCTAAGACCTTTCCCCCAAAAGGTGAGCGAAGGGTATGGCATAATCGGAGCATCCTACTGGAACAATGTCCGTTTTCGTCCTCCACAGTCACCGGTCAAGGTGGCTATTCTCGATCTCGGATTCAAGGGTTATAAACAACTTCTTGGAAGTGAACTTCCGGAATCGCCGATCCTCAAGTCCTTTCGCTCCGACTACGATATAGAGGCGGAGGAGGAGCACGGAGCTGCTTGTGCCGAGATAGTCTACGATCTTGCCCCGGAGTGTACCTTTTACCTGGTCAATTTCAGCACCGATGTGGAAAACCACCAGGCGGCGCAATACCTGGTATCGCAAGGGGTGGATATAATCTCTTATTCAATCGGCTGGTTCAATGCAGGTGCCGGCGATGGAACTGGTCCCATCTGTGAGGATGTAGATTACGCCCATGAGCATGGAGTAGTCTGGGTCTGTGCAGCAGGGAATGAAGCGGAGGAGCACTGGGAAGGTACATTTACTGACCCCGATAACGATGGTTGGACTTCGTTTGTCCCAGGTGATGAAACCCTCACTATCTATGCTGGAGCAGGAACAGAGGTGTATATATTCCTCAACTGGGATGATTGGTATAACTCAAACCAAGACTACGACCTCTACCTTATGGATGAGAATATGAACATCGTTGCCTCCTCAGAAAATCCTCAAGATGGGAACGGTTGGCCTACGGAAGAGATCCATTATGTTCCACCAAAAACTGGTTATTATCACATCGGGATAAAAAAATATAAAGCTACCAGAAATGTAAAACTGGAGATATTCGTGTGGAATGCCTGGATGGAATATACAGTTGCTTCTGGCAGTCTAACCATTCCAGCAGATTCGCCTAATGCGATTGCGGTCGGTGCCACCCACTGGATTGATGATTCTTTAGAGTACTACAGCTCCTGGGGACCTACCTCGGATGGGAGGATCAAGCCAGATTTTTGTGCGCCAACCGGAGTGACTACCGCCTCTTATGGCTATCAAGGTTTTTACGGAACTTCAGCAGCCACTCCTCATGTGGCAGGGGCAATCGCTTTGATCAAATCGAGGATAGGCTTATTCAGCTTCGACGATATCTATAAATTCTTAATCGCTCGAGCTATAGATTACGGGGACCCAGGCAAGGACAACAAATACGGCTATGGAAGAATAAATATAGGCCCTCCTACAGAATAAATAAAATCTTTTTAGGAAGGAATGGATTGATTTTTATCTAAATTTATTGTAAAATTTAG
This portion of the Acidobacteriota bacterium genome encodes:
- the thiL gene encoding thiamine-phosphate kinase, which translates into the protein MEEKELSDIGEWGIIERIKGDFPHHPSEVLLGIGDDAAAVRVEGKVLLFSSDLLIEDIHFKTEYTPPFLLGRKAVAVNVSDIAAMGGVPRYLLLSLAAPQDLPFSFLTEFSAGLSAEAKEHNISLLGGDTSAGEKITIDILIIGETEEERIVKRAGAEPGDLIFVTGSLGDSGMGFTLLKAGFRMDKERRVSSLGDLSDEDKRAASTLLSAHLAPKPEFPLGRILAEQGIPKAMLDISDGLAKDLRNLVRASKIGARIYEDKIPLSSPLIHFAKKFYQKPLDYALNGGEDYRLLFTAHPSKRKEIDELSAHLGVRITEIGEIMEGTAGIILMGKDGKERDIRGGYDHFEKR
- a CDS encoding DUF2062 domain-containing protein → MVKKETSAVDTTISKSVERASWRRWLDYWRALMTLDDTPEHISLSFAIGVFIAFSPFLGLHTLLCIALSFLFRGNLTAMLAGSFINNPFTMFLIYGGELWVGSRIHPLTEASFSLPKSINLLSLAEFYHHITPYLTALLTGYFLLGGIAFGCSFLALRAILARRRRKEETPDEG
- a CDS encoding epoxyqueuosine reductase QueH; this translates as MKDKPKLLLHICCAPCATYVVEVLREEYQVIGFFYNPNIHPAGEYYRRASEVRRFSQLAELTLIEGEYEEGRWWKEISGLEKEPEGGKRCPLCYRLRLEETARRATREGIPFFATTLTISPHKKAEIINPIGEEIGGRYDISFFAADFKKKDGFKRSIELSKRYNLYRQDYCGCLPSLFEREKRRKEKKKR
- a CDS encoding rhomboid family intramembrane serine protease, encoding MRYYYYEQRIGLGGRMTPMVRSLIIANSVSFLFQLICRMDIYHIFGLVPALVWSKLALWQLGTYLFLHGGLFHLFFNMFALWMFGSEIERYFGSNRFLRYYLITGVGAGLTVAIATPHSVIPTIGASGAIYGILLAYGLLFPNRYIYLYFIFPIKAKHFVLLFAGLELLATWGYAADGIAHFAHLGGMLFGYLYLNRFFISGISRRIRNYFYFRRLRREFDLTDRPPFH
- a CDS encoding FAD-binding oxidoreductase encodes the protein MVERANIVIVGAGINGCCTAYNLAKLGANDVVVVEKEKFIAAGSTGLSASGIRQQFGTEINIKISMESVRILERFEEEMGHPSGFIQAGYLFLITSPEQKKVFDQTVALQKSLGVDVDFITKEEIARKYPFLKMDDVLCGTFCPTDGYADPHSITQGYYKKAKELGVKFLFETEVTKILTKDNKIEGVVTDKGEIKTEMVVNAAGPYAQEVGRMVGVEIPALPIRRQIYVSNDFEEIPEGIPMIIDSGCGLYFRKEGKGVLFGLAKKDEPPGFNLTVDQEWFEYVAERMMERVPSFEKASILKSWAGLYSVTPDHHAIIGEIPPISGFYMIGGFSGHGVMHSMASGKLLAEKIMGKESEIDISPLSIKRFEGGGKGIEEPQVL
- a CDS encoding FAD-dependent thymidylate synthase codes for the protein MIEVKLISITENAEEVIELAARTCYSSRDRIYSSNRAIFLKRLKEMGHLSVFEHASATFDISGISRACSHQLVRHRLASYSQRSQRYVSEEGFDYVIPPSIEGRPEAKKLFTQEMERLREGYNRLVSLGIPKEDARFILPNACTTHLVMTANFREWLHILSLRLEKRAQWEIRTLMEKILEILKEKAPAVFGDINPQSTKNEKSLP
- a CDS encoding gamma-glutamylcyclotransferase, whose product is MEHNDERELLFVYGTLMQEAGSGWLAELGGKPKGKAETSPHWKLIIIGAVPAIIPGNKRIPGELWEIPKKAFILLDQYEGFYYQRRKISIIHKGKEENAWAWIWNGPLTGDEQEIPSFTQFMKKGC
- a CDS encoding GNAT family N-acetyltransferase, which codes for MPAMEITIRDFEEKDLLHLYFIDQICYPPGISYDMEAMFSFLFDPANFGMVAEEEGKIAGFVLAGLKPRGCGHIITLDIHPNFRRRGIGKTLLTKAEERLNSLGAKKVVLEVDVRNMPAISLYRKAGYKVVKRLNRYYLSRYDAYLMEKSLKK
- the amrS gene encoding AmmeMemoRadiSam system radical SAM enzyme → MKEALFYEKLKGKKVRCFLCRHNCLIEEGKRGVCGVRENKGGVLYSLVYGKILSANPDPIEKKPLFHLLPGSFSFSIATAGCNFRCLHCQNYTISQLPRETGEVGTEREVPPEKVVSMAMEYNCATIAHTYTEPTIFFEYAYDVAKLGKEKGIRSIFVTNGYIGEEALRYIAPYLAGANVDLKGFREETYKKIYGGRLSPVLDNIKLMKELGIWVEVTTLVIPTINDSDGELRDIANFIAEVGTGIPWHISRFHPDYKLTNLPPTPRATIDRAREIGKEAGLRYVYSGNIPGDKGENTYCYQCGAVLIRRFGFQIIENRLKEGRCPECGAEIDGVWH
- the cobO gene encoding cob(I)yrinic acid a,c-diamide adenosyltransferase is translated as MKAKGLVIAFTGEGKGKTSAALGVGLRAVGQGMKVVMIQFIKGEFPYGEANSITRLSPDFELIRTGRGYYQIRGDTLPPSEHKEAAEKGLRIAREKMLSQRYQLVILDEINLALSLGLLSADDVLGLIKEKPEDVHLILTGRGFPEELAEYADLITEMKEVKHPYSKGIPAIRGIDF
- a CDS encoding S8 family serine peptidase, giving the protein MRKVILILASFLAIGLLLNLAIGEEGIIEKTNLSGKITLPPKPLPKLTSAISHLYRTYRERGLLPALRTAEAEGIKTSYNTVQVVVEGESKRNISSISSKIEELGGRIETTYKNLIQARIPISELSRLADSAEVKLIRKPLRPFPQKVSEGYGIIGASYWNNVRFRPPQSPVKVAILDLGFKGYKQLLGSELPESPILKSFRSDYDIEAEEEHGAACAEIVYDLAPECTFYLVNFSTDVENHQAAQYLVSQGVDIISYSIGWFNAGAGDGTGPICEDVDYAHEHGVVWVCAAGNEAEEHWEGTFTDPDNDGWTSFVPGDETLTIYAGAGTEVYIFLNWDDWYNSNQDYDLYLMDENMNIVASSENPQDGNGWPTEEIHYVPPKTGYYHIGIKKYKATRNVKLEIFVWNAWMEYTVASGSLTIPADSPNAIAVGATHWIDDSLEYYSSWGPTSDGRIKPDFCAPTGVTTASYGYQGFYGTSAATPHVAGAIALIKSRIGLFSFDDIYKFLIARAIDYGDPGKDNKYGYGRINIGPPTE